The following proteins come from a genomic window of Candidatus Hydrogenedens sp.:
- a CDS encoding sugar phosphate isomerase/epimerase — protein MQNVFGFSFLVPLVLLVSIILLGAKVSHADTELYKGGAPNAEAIGWRIGCQAYSFNRFTFFEAIDKVSTIGLHYIEAYPGQKLSNETGDVKFDHSLSPELQQKVKEKLASANVKLVNYGVVGLSNDEAESRKVFDFAKAMGIETIVSEPPANAMPLVDKLSQEYGIKVAIHNHPKPSLYWDYKKVLEVTKDVSLNIGSCADTGHWMRSGIKPLEAIQALDKRIISFHLKDLNEFGKRDAHDTIWGTGQADMKAILTHLYQKGFKGVFSIEYEYNWENSLPEISQCVKYFDEVAKELSSKK, from the coding sequence ATGCAAAATGTTTTTGGTTTCTCTTTTTTAGTGCCGTTAGTATTGTTAGTGTCCATTATTTTATTAGGGGCAAAAGTTTCCCATGCAGATACTGAATTGTATAAAGGAGGTGCCCCGAACGCAGAAGCCATTGGCTGGAGAATCGGCTGTCAGGCTTATTCTTTCAACCGTTTTACTTTTTTTGAAGCAATTGATAAAGTTTCAACGATTGGACTTCATTATATTGAAGCGTATCCTGGGCAAAAACTATCCAATGAAACCGGTGATGTTAAATTTGATCATAGTCTCTCTCCAGAACTCCAACAGAAAGTGAAAGAAAAGTTAGCCTCTGCAAATGTAAAACTTGTGAACTACGGCGTTGTGGGACTATCTAATGATGAAGCAGAATCTCGCAAAGTGTTTGATTTTGCAAAAGCCATGGGTATTGAGACTATCGTTTCTGAACCTCCTGCCAATGCTATGCCATTAGTAGATAAACTTTCTCAGGAATATGGTATAAAAGTGGCAATACACAATCATCCCAAACCTTCTTTATATTGGGATTATAAAAAGGTTCTGGAAGTTACGAAAGATGTAAGTCTCAATATCGGTTCCTGTGCTGATACGGGACATTGGATGCGTTCCGGTATAAAGCCTCTGGAAGCCATTCAGGCATTAGACAAAAGAATTATTTCATTCCATCTTAAAGATTTAAATGAATTTGGCAAGAGGGATGCACACGATACTATTTGGGGAACAGGGCAGGCAGATATGAAAGCCATTTTAACACATCTCTACCAAAAAGGATTTAAAGGGGTTTTCTCGATTGAATACGAGTACAATTGGGAAAATTCGTTACCTGAAATATCTCAATGTGTAAAATATTTCGATGAAGTTGCCAAGGAATTATCATCTAAAAAGTAA
- a CDS encoding UvrB/UvrC motif-containing protein — MLCQRCHKKLASVRYAEVIDGHVTEIHLCPDCLLEIQKNPKGFNFASVEPQVKERHEEPEEIVKRSKTKTLCSVCGTQINYIQEKYKVGCFTCYKTFGPEIESILEVIQGGSSHIGKKLNYANDEERIQAQILLDTKKALIRQAIKSEDYESAAKLRDEILDLEKMLSSWKIGKN; from the coding sequence ATGCTTTGTCAGAGATGTCATAAAAAACTTGCTTCAGTCCGATATGCGGAAGTAATTGATGGTCATGTAACAGAAATTCATTTATGCCCCGACTGTTTACTGGAAATTCAGAAAAATCCGAAGGGGTTTAACTTTGCTTCAGTTGAACCCCAAGTTAAAGAACGACATGAAGAGCCAGAGGAGATTGTAAAGAGGTCAAAGACTAAAACTTTGTGTTCGGTTTGTGGAACACAAATTAATTATATTCAAGAAAAATATAAAGTGGGTTGTTTTACTTGCTACAAAACTTTCGGACCTGAAATTGAATCTATCCTTGAAGTTATTCAGGGAGGGAGTTCCCATATAGGTAAAAAACTAAATTATGCTAATGATGAAGAACGGATTCAGGCTCAAATCCTGCTCGATACAAAAAAGGCATTAATACGACAAGCCATTAAATCGGAGGATTATGAATCTGCAGCAAAATTGCGTGATGAAATTTTAGACTTAGAAAAAATGCTATCTTCATGGAAAATAGGTAAAAATTAA
- a CDS encoding metallophosphoesterase yields the protein MSTIKNSKTNGEKKQTIKLLWATDIHLDHLSPEQGASFIKEMAEQKPSVAVITGDISTAETVDKWLLYMDRVFTCPVYFVLGNHDYYHGSIEQVRQKVRQITRYSQRVRWLPEVGLVSLTPNTVLIGCDGWGDARLGDFDRSDTKMSDYIFIKELVGLDRPQIKQVIQSLGKDSANYIARALPEAMNRAQFIIIATHVPPFAEACWHQGRRGDAKWLPNYTCGAIGEVIQEMAVSSMYHQFLVLCGHTHGFADVHILPNLHIKVGEVEYGKPIVQDIITVY from the coding sequence ATGTCAACAATAAAAAATAGTAAAACGAATGGCGAGAAAAAACAAACTATAAAACTCTTATGGGCAACCGATATTCATTTAGACCACCTTTCCCCAGAACAAGGGGCTTCTTTTATTAAAGAGATGGCAGAACAGAAGCCTTCTGTAGCAGTAATTACAGGTGATATATCTACCGCAGAGACTGTGGATAAATGGTTGCTATATATGGATAGAGTTTTTACCTGTCCTGTATATTTTGTTTTAGGAAATCATGATTATTATCATGGTTCTATCGAACAAGTTCGACAAAAGGTGCGACAGATTACGAGATATTCCCAGAGGGTGCGTTGGTTGCCTGAAGTTGGATTGGTTTCACTTACCCCCAATACGGTTCTAATTGGTTGTGATGGATGGGGAGATGCCCGTTTGGGAGATTTTGACCGTTCTGATACAAAAATGAGTGATTACATATTTATTAAAGAACTTGTAGGGTTGGATAGACCCCAAATTAAACAGGTGATTCAATCTTTAGGTAAAGATTCTGCAAATTACATCGCTCGTGCATTACCTGAGGCAATGAACCGTGCCCAATTTATCATCATTGCTACCCATGTGCCTCCTTTTGCAGAAGCCTGTTGGCACCAGGGAAGAAGAGGAGATGCAAAATGGTTACCCAACTACACCTGTGGTGCTATTGGTGAGGTAATCCAAGAAATGGCTGTAAGCAGTATGTATCATCAATTCCTGGTTTTATGTGGACATACACATGGCTTTGCCGATGTTCACATTTTACCCAACCTACATATTAAAGTAGGCGAAGTCGAATATGGTAAGCCTATTGTGCAAGATATTATTACTGTTTATTAA
- a CDS encoding alpha/beta hydrolase, with the protein MCYDWYFSKNVSGFLKMAFKLLLISCFLIHSGCALFHQKKGQFTTNQDISLHYVEKGEGQPVILIHGILANSDLNWRFPGIMNRLSKNFYVISFDLRGHGKSDKPHGKEMYGIHLVNDVCKIMEHLNISKAHIVGYSLGGFIALKFATCYPEKVYSVTIAGAGWEKSTQENLNRLENIYTAMRNNNDCTPLFELVGMRKQGLERISIAIGNWYFRKTNDLDVIADLLESTPELEVKEEDLKNCNVPILLIGGTADPMCKTIPELNDVLPNSQIVWINKGTHLTTLFQKEFVKSIEKFLINHKQP; encoded by the coding sequence ATGTGTTATGATTGGTATTTTTCAAAAAATGTTTCTGGTTTTTTGAAAATGGCCTTTAAATTACTTTTGATTTCTTGTTTTTTAATTCATTCAGGATGTGCACTATTTCATCAGAAAAAGGGACAATTCACAACCAATCAAGATATTTCTCTCCATTATGTAGAAAAAGGCGAAGGACAACCTGTTATTCTAATTCATGGTATTCTTGCAAATTCAGACCTTAATTGGCGGTTTCCAGGAATTATGAACAGGCTTTCTAAAAATTTTTATGTCATATCTTTTGATTTAAGGGGACATGGAAAATCAGACAAACCCCATGGGAAAGAAATGTATGGCATTCATCTGGTTAATGATGTTTGTAAAATTATGGAACATCTTAATATAAGTAAAGCACACATTGTTGGATATTCTCTCGGAGGATTTATAGCACTAAAATTCGCTACTTGCTATCCTGAAAAAGTTTATTCTGTAACAATTGCGGGAGCAGGATGGGAAAAATCTACACAGGAAAATTTAAACAGGCTGGAAAATATTTATACAGCGATGCGAAATAATAATGATTGCACTCCTCTATTTGAACTCGTTGGAATGAGGAAACAAGGATTGGAACGAATTTCTATTGCTATTGGGAATTGGTATTTTCGCAAAACAAATGATTTGGATGTAATAGCAGATTTATTGGAAAGCACCCCAGAATTAGAAGTAAAGGAAGAGGATTTAAAAAATTGTAATGTTCCCATATTGCTTATTGGGGGAACAGCAGACCCCATGTGCAAAACCATCCCTGAATTAAATGATGTATTGCCCAATAGCCAAATTGTCTGGATAAATAAAGGAACTCATTTAACCACTTTATTTCAAAAAGAATTTGTCAAATCTATTGAAAAATTTTTAATAAACCACAAACAACCATAA
- a CDS encoding DUF1559 domain-containing protein encodes MRKHGFTLIELLVVIAIIGILAAILLPALARAREAARRSSCQNNLKQWGLIFKMYSSEAKGERFPMILINSEPLYDCETLTPTGTYNYVYGLNPRISTIYPEYLTDPSILICPSNSSVSVNNLKNSKGEWTINYACVNTSGGLLHSAGIRLGCSSYIYTGWVFDRCELDDPSTNLAPFQATKIGSRQLWRALAYTAMQGAMAHNYAVADMDIPGLSPDGNAGGDTVYRLREGIERFLITDINNPATKAQAQSSVWIMFDVIGIGDKASYFNHIPGGCNVLYLDGHVEFIRYEGKAPVNRYVAECLSAIPYALSFHEH; translated from the coding sequence ATGAGAAAACATGGTTTTACCCTAATTGAATTACTGGTAGTTATAGCCATAATTGGAATTTTGGCGGCTATTTTGTTGCCGGCTTTAGCACGGGCTCGTGAAGCAGCACGAAGGTCCAGTTGCCAAAATAATTTAAAGCAATGGGGACTGATTTTTAAGATGTATTCCAGTGAAGCCAAAGGAGAACGGTTTCCAATGATCCTTATCAATTCCGAACCTCTCTATGATTGTGAAACTCTCACTCCCACAGGCACATACAATTATGTCTATGGGTTAAACCCCCGAATTTCCACAATTTATCCTGAATATTTAACAGACCCATCTATACTTATTTGCCCATCCAATTCATCGGTTTCAGTAAACAACCTGAAGAATTCTAAAGGTGAATGGACTATAAATTATGCTTGTGTTAATACTTCAGGCGGTTTATTACATTCTGCAGGTATTCGATTAGGTTGTAGTAGTTACATATATACAGGTTGGGTTTTTGACCGTTGTGAATTGGATGACCCTTCTACAAATTTAGCACCGTTTCAAGCCACAAAAATAGGAAGTAGACAGTTATGGCGTGCTCTTGCTTATACGGCTATGCAAGGGGCTATGGCACATAACTATGCCGTTGCTGATATGGATATACCTGGACTTTCTCCTGATGGCAATGCCGGTGGAGATACCGTTTACAGACTTCGTGAAGGTATTGAAAGATTTCTAATTACCGATATCAATAATCCAGCCACTAAAGCACAAGCACAAAGCAGTGTATGGATTATGTTTGATGTTATTGGGATAGGCGATAAAGCAAGTTATTTTAATCATATCCCCGGTGGTTGTAATGTGTTGTATTTAGATGGACATGTTGAATTTATTCGCTACGAAGGGAAAGCCCCCGTAAACCGATATGTAGCAGAATGTTTAAGTGCAATTCCGTATGCTCTATCATTTCATGAACACTAA
- a CDS encoding DMT family transporter produces the protein MKLLFPYFYMLCSAFCFSIMAVCGSVIGTNLSWIIVAFFRIAPTFIFVGIIALIRKEKILVLNSLSLWLRSILGTIALLCTFYSLSRMNATDAVTISATTPIWVTLIMYIIFSDKVPSLFWVFVISTFLGIYLIEKPQFRGDFIPIFVDFLGAICAGSAMVSLSFCGFITPITVVSHYSAVALMTTFCIFYLSKSDMPVFTEILEKYGALLVVIGLSGTLGQIFLTYAYGTGKPQWISVTGLSQVVFTTLFEIFFNRLKLNLGLILGIIVVLTSIACVIMIKHDKNLAETT, from the coding sequence ATGAAATTGTTATTCCCATATTTTTATATGTTATGTTCTGCTTTTTGTTTTTCCATTATGGCTGTTTGTGGAAGTGTAATTGGAACCAATCTTTCATGGATTATAGTTGCTTTTTTCCGAATTGCTCCTACATTTATTTTTGTGGGAATAATAGCATTAATTCGTAAAGAAAAAATCCTTGTATTGAATTCACTTTCTTTATGGTTGCGAAGTATTTTAGGTACCATTGCGTTACTCTGTACCTTTTATTCTTTATCTCGAATGAATGCTACTGATGCTGTTACGATTTCTGCCACAACTCCTATCTGGGTTACTCTCATTATGTACATCATATTTTCTGATAAAGTGCCTTCTTTATTCTGGGTATTTGTTATTTCTACTTTTTTAGGTATTTATTTGATAGAAAAACCACAATTTCGAGGGGATTTTATCCCTATCTTTGTGGATTTTTTAGGAGCCATTTGTGCAGGGTCCGCAATGGTAAGTTTAAGTTTTTGTGGATTTATTACCCCTATAACTGTTGTCAGTCATTATAGTGCAGTTGCTTTAATGACAACCTTTTGTATATTCTATCTTTCAAAATCAGATATGCCCGTATTTACAGAAATTCTTGAGAAATATGGAGCATTACTTGTGGTAATAGGGTTAAGTGGAACATTGGGACAGATATTTTTAACATACGCTTATGGAACAGGAAAACCTCAGTGGATTTCAGTTACGGGATTAAGTCAGGTTGTTTTTACCACTTTATTCGAAATTTTCTTTAACAGACTGAAACTTAATTTAGGATTAATTTTAGGTATTATAGTAGTATTAACCTCAATTGCTTGTGTTATTATGATAAAGCATGACAAAAATTTGGCAGAAACTACATAA
- a CDS encoding aldo/keto reductase, producing the protein MDIKLRQLGESDIQITPLGLGCWQFSNRIGFAGKFWPSLEEVPSDEIIKVSWEGGINWFDTAEMYGWGASEKCVSQGLQKINAPIESTIIATKWHPVARRASRMLRSIEEQIQRLAPYKISLYQIHSPTSLSSIKTEMEVMADLLKAGIIRSAGVSNYSARQMRKAHAHLEKLGFPLVSNQVHYSLLNRRIEKNGILKTAQELGMTIIAYSPLEQGLLTGKFHDNPSLIKTRVGWRKYFPLYRPSGLERTKPVIDTLKKIAGRYGATPAQVALNWLIHFHGERVVAIPGATRKEQALQNLGTFKFHISEAEMDEIDKVSRKFIG; encoded by the coding sequence ATGGACATAAAACTTCGTCAATTAGGAGAAAGTGATATTCAAATTACACCTTTGGGTTTAGGATGTTGGCAATTTAGTAACAGAATTGGTTTTGCCGGAAAATTCTGGCCCTCCCTGGAAGAAGTCCCAAGCGATGAGATTATAAAGGTAAGTTGGGAAGGGGGTATTAACTGGTTTGATACAGCAGAAATGTATGGATGGGGTGCCTCTGAGAAATGTGTTTCCCAGGGGCTTCAAAAAATAAATGCTCCCATTGAAAGCACAATAATCGCGACAAAGTGGCACCCTGTTGCCCGTAGAGCATCAAGGATGCTTCGTTCTATAGAAGAACAAATACAACGCCTTGCCCCTTATAAAATTTCCCTTTATCAAATTCATTCGCCTACATCCCTATCCTCAATAAAAACAGAAATGGAGGTTATGGCAGATTTGCTAAAAGCAGGCATAATTCGTTCTGCTGGAGTAAGCAACTATTCCGCAAGACAAATGAGAAAGGCCCATGCACATTTAGAAAAATTAGGTTTTCCTCTTGTTTCCAATCAAGTCCATTATAGTTTATTAAACCGTAGAATAGAAAAAAATGGAATATTAAAAACAGCACAAGAATTAGGAATGACGATTATTGCTTATTCCCCATTAGAGCAAGGACTATTGACAGGAAAATTTCATGATAATCCTTCCTTGATAAAAACTCGTGTAGGTTGGCGAAAATATTTTCCACTTTACCGTCCCTCCGGTCTTGAACGAACAAAACCCGTGATAGATACATTAAAAAAGATTGCTGGACGATATGGAGCTACTCCTGCCCAAGTTGCTCTGAATTGGCTCATTCATTTTCATGGGGAGCGTGTTGTTGCCATCCCTGGTGCTACCCGAAAAGAACAAGCACTCCAAAACTTAGGAACATTCAAATTCCATATTTCTGAGGCAGAAATGGATGAAATAGACAAAGTTTCTCGAAAATTTATTGGATGA
- a CDS encoding sialidase family protein, with product MKLVVKLIIIMLLIIPVFIWGENNSTTVFLSGEGGYNTYRIPSLIKAQDGTLIAFCEGRKDSVSDAGDIDLIYKFSKDNGDTWSDIFVLWDDGKNTCGNPCPVIDKNTGDIIILMTWNRGDDNEIEIINGISKDTRRVFISRSVDNGQTWSKVEEITNSTKHPDWSWYATGPGVGIQMTGDKYKNRLIIPCDHANKKDKQWYSHIIYSDDGGKTWAYSQPIGIKTNECQVVEITDNKLLINMRNYNREYPCRATSISEDGGLSWSNLSYDLELIEPVCQASLIKHQSENREYLIFSNPADKKERIKMTVKISSDYGKTWKYQKLLYKGPSAYSSLYSMNEKEVGILFECGEKNPYEKIVFQKIDIQKILAQQ from the coding sequence ATGAAATTAGTAGTTAAGTTGATAATAATTATGTTATTGATAATCCCTGTTTTTATTTGGGGAGAAAATAACTCTACCACAGTTTTCCTTTCCGGCGAAGGGGGATACAACACTTATAGAATACCTTCTTTGATTAAAGCACAAGATGGAACTTTGATTGCCTTCTGTGAGGGGAGAAAAGATTCCGTGTCTGATGCCGGAGATATAGACCTTATTTACAAATTTTCTAAAGATAACGGAGATACATGGAGTGATATATTTGTTTTATGGGATGATGGAAAAAATACCTGCGGTAATCCCTGTCCTGTAATAGATAAAAATACAGGAGATATCATTATCCTAATGACATGGAATCGGGGAGATGATAATGAGATAGAAATTATTAATGGTATATCAAAAGATACCCGTCGTGTGTTTATTTCTCGTTCCGTAGATAATGGACAGACATGGTCAAAAGTTGAAGAAATAACAAACTCAACGAAACATCCTGACTGGAGTTGGTATGCTACAGGACCTGGAGTAGGAATACAGATGACGGGAGATAAATATAAAAATAGGCTTATTATTCCTTGTGACCATGCTAACAAAAAGGATAAACAATGGTATTCGCATATTATATATTCAGATGATGGCGGTAAAACATGGGCATATAGCCAACCAATAGGTATTAAGACCAATGAATGTCAGGTCGTCGAAATAACGGATAATAAATTGCTTATTAACATGAGAAATTACAATCGAGAATATCCATGTAGGGCTACTTCTATTAGTGAAGATGGTGGCTTATCATGGTCTAATTTAAGTTATGATTTGGAATTGATTGAACCTGTATGCCAGGCAAGTTTGATTAAACATCAGTCCGAAAATAGAGAATACCTGATTTTTTCTAATCCAGCAGATAAAAAAGAAAGGATAAAGATGACAGTAAAAATAAGTTCTGATTATGGAAAAACATGGAAATATCAAAAATTGTTATATAAAGGCCCCTCTGCATATTCTTCTCTGTATTCAATGAATGAAAAAGAAGTGGGAATTTTATTTGAATGTGGAGAGAAAAATCCCTATGAAAAAATTGTATTCCAGAAAATAGATATTCAAAAGATTCTTGCACAACAATAA
- a CDS encoding acylphosphatase, producing MKSRVHIVIYGIVQGVGYRYSTYRKALQLGITGWVRNKSDGSVEAVFEGAREKLEEMLSWCREGPSGAYVSEIKVQWEEGDERYNNFEIRY from the coding sequence GTGAAATCCAGAGTTCACATTGTAATTTATGGTATTGTTCAAGGAGTTGGGTATAGATACTCGACTTATCGAAAGGCTTTACAATTAGGTATTACGGGTTGGGTCCGTAATAAAAGTGATGGTAGTGTAGAAGCCGTTTTTGAAGGTGCTCGTGAGAAATTAGAAGAAATGCTTTCATGGTGCCGAGAAGGTCCCTCAGGTGCCTATGTCTCTGAAATTAAAGTCCAATGGGAAGAAGGCGATGAAAGATATAATAATTTTGAAATACGCTATTAA
- a CDS encoding glycosyltransferase family 2 protein, which translates to MSHETKNNVAVIIPCYNAGNRLEKVIKAVTKFPFDIYIVDDGSTDNCIASVLNMPVSVISFPVNKGKGYAIMEGLKHVLNLPQYELICFMDADGQHDPELLPLFIEEWENKKEDIIIGQRDLKPEKTPLPSKLGNYITQYLLRILVKCPLSDTQCGFRLYSRSFAQEIVKSVPPGRYETETWILLLALKEKKKIGTIPISSIYEEKNRSSHFRKFYDSFRILKTILYFIFTNRFGK; encoded by the coding sequence ATGTCCCATGAAACAAAAAATAATGTAGCAGTTATTATCCCATGTTATAATGCAGGTAACCGATTAGAAAAAGTCATCAAAGCGGTTACAAAATTTCCATTTGATATTTACATTGTTGATGATGGGTCCACAGATAATTGTATTGCATCTGTATTAAATATGCCTGTGTCTGTTATTTCTTTTCCTGTAAATAAAGGGAAAGGATATGCAATTATGGAAGGCTTAAAGCATGTCTTAAATCTTCCACAATACGAATTAATTTGTTTTATGGATGCCGATGGTCAACACGACCCCGAATTACTGCCTTTGTTCATTGAAGAATGGGAAAATAAGAAAGAAGATATTATAATAGGACAACGCGACCTGAAACCTGAGAAAACGCCTCTTCCCAGTAAATTGGGAAATTACATAACTCAATATCTTCTCCGTATATTGGTAAAGTGTCCTTTATCAGATACACAATGCGGTTTTCGTTTGTATTCCCGTTCCTTTGCTCAGGAGATTGTTAAATCTGTTCCTCCCGGAAGATATGAAACAGAAACATGGATTTTACTATTGGCTTTAAAGGAAAAAAAGAAAATAGGGACTATCCCAATATCGTCCATCTATGAAGAAAAAAACCGCTCTTCCCATTTCCGCAAATTTTATGATTCCTTCCGTATACTTAAAACCATTCTTTATTTTATATTTACAAACCGTTTTGGTAAGTGA
- a CDS encoding alpha/beta hydrolase has translation MNILFFILLILIALILIGFGVIIFLLKYRVQGNFFDSNGCKIHYRVEGSGPPLILIHGYGVNADINWRWNGLIRKLKKHFTTISFDLRGHGLSDKPTEPGSYGIEMAKDVIRLMDHLKIPKAYIMGYSMGGFTTLKLVTMYPERIIKAVVGGAGFEKVDGDNVRILMELVESLESGKGYAPLTKALEPDRKEPPLWKIKLLDFGLNMLSDSRAMANVMKQFPEMAVTEEQLKYNQVPVLAIVGTNDPLKVGVIEMEKYLSNAQFVYLEGRDHMTAMTGTKFYNIALEFLKDKK, from the coding sequence ATGAATATTCTGTTTTTTATTTTACTTATTTTGATTGCCCTTATATTAATAGGTTTTGGTGTCATTATATTTTTACTAAAATATCGGGTTCAAGGAAATTTCTTTGATTCTAATGGATGTAAGATACATTACCGTGTTGAGGGAAGTGGTCCCCCGTTAATTCTTATACATGGATATGGTGTGAATGCGGATATTAACTGGAGATGGAATGGACTTATTCGTAAACTTAAAAAACATTTTACTACAATTTCTTTTGACCTTCGAGGGCATGGACTGAGTGATAAACCAACAGAACCGGGTAGTTATGGTATTGAAATGGCAAAAGATGTAATCCGACTTATGGACCATCTAAAAATCCCCAAAGCATATATTATGGGTTATTCTATGGGTGGATTTACTACATTAAAATTAGTAACCATGTATCCAGAAAGAATAATTAAGGCGGTAGTAGGTGGAGCAGGTTTTGAAAAAGTAGATGGTGACAATGTCCGAATTTTAATGGAGTTGGTCGAATCTCTTGAAAGTGGGAAAGGCTATGCTCCTCTTACAAAGGCTCTGGAACCTGATAGGAAAGAGCCTCCCCTATGGAAAATTAAATTACTTGATTTTGGATTAAATATGCTTTCTGATTCACGGGCTATGGCTAATGTAATGAAACAGTTTCCCGAAATGGCAGTCACTGAAGAGCAATTAAAATATAATCAAGTCCCTGTTCTCGCAATAGTAGGGACAAACGACCCTTTGAAAGTAGGCGTTATAGAAATGGAAAAATATTTGAGCAATGCTCAATTTGTTTATTTAGAAGGTAGGGACCACATGACCGCAATGACAGGAACAAAATTTTATAATATTGCTCTTGAATTTTTGAAAGATAAAAAATAA